In candidate division KSB1 bacterium, one genomic interval encodes:
- a CDS encoding phage integrase SAM-like domain-containing protein, whose product MATIRKVKGRKKETYELDYYNQNGKRVRKMLYVDEKTAERIRKEMELRVERIKLGIEKSPMESPYFKLFIPEYLKYKEGVVSYGTVKREKFTLHRFLKFLGNKRLSEISIKTIDDYSVQMRKELSEATVGIELRHLKAALNTAKRWEYIAKNPLVGYKIPDGAPQHIRVLSKDEISKLFSVVDDTEMEDVLRIYLSTGARRAELLKPKFRWDNVDFKNNRIRLQTLGDK is encoded by the coding sequence ATGGCTACGATACGGAAGGTAAAGGGAAGAAAAAAAGAAACATACGAACTTGATTACTATAATCAGAATGGAAAACGCGTTCGGAAGATGCTTTACGTTGACGAGAAGACTGCTGAACGCATTCGGAAAGAAATGGAACTTCGCGTTGAAAGGATTAAACTTGGTATTGAGAAATCACCAATGGAATCACCCTATTTCAAATTATTCATTCCCGAATACTTAAAATACAAGGAAGGTGTTGTATCATATGGAACTGTAAAACGAGAAAAATTCACTCTTCATAGATTCCTGAAGTTTTTGGGTAATAAGCGGCTTTCAGAAATTTCGATTAAGACTATTGATGACTATTCCGTTCAAATGCGAAAAGAATTAAGTGAAGCAACCGTCGGAATTGAATTACGTCATTTAAAGGCAGCACTTAATACAGCCAAACGATGGGAATACATTGCAAAAAACCCTCTTGTAGGATATAAAATTCCTGATGGCGCACCGCAGCATATTAGAGTATTATCTAAAGATGAGATATCAAAATTATTCTCAGTTGTCGATGATACTGAAATGGAAGATGTTTTGCGTATCTATCTCTCAACCGGAGCAAGACGTGCCGAACTTCTTAAGCCTAAGTTTAGATGGGACAACGTCGATTTTAAAAATAATAGGATTAGATTGCAGACCTTGGGCGATAAGTGA
- a CDS encoding acetate--CoA ligase family protein: MARLHEYQGKELLKQHKISTPHGRLANSIDEVEEILTEIGFPAVLKAQVWSTKRAKMGGIQFADTLESALESAEKLFKLKVSHFQVDSVLVEEKLDILSEYYCGLIIDDSKKQPVMIFSSVGGSGIEEIAQEHPDKVSSIGIDPAEGFRNHHARNLVRKTGISGKLQSQLADILTKLYIVAKKYEARSAEINPIVLTKDNRLMAVDCRITVDDYAVFRHPELGIEIAREFDRPPSKLDHIAYDVEKNDYRGTFYFIQLEREFEKSQRYIGFHGAGGGGSMMSMDAVLKCGFKIANFTDTSGNPPASKVYRAAKIILAQKNIIAYFGSGSGVASQEQFHSARGLVKAFREENLAIPTVIRLGGNQEDLAVEILENYTQDLPAPVEGYKKDDSADFCAERLKTLVDEFDYSKDSRKKSTVKRDFSEPYRFETLTGEITYDHALCMNCDSKACITACGPQILKLENNKPVLAITTEEAKKGKCTECLACEIECEFHGNKGAYISLPIKGLDGA; the protein is encoded by the coding sequence TTGGCTCGCCTGCACGAATATCAAGGGAAAGAATTACTAAAACAACACAAAATCTCTACTCCCCATGGCAGATTGGCAAACAGTATAGATGAGGTCGAAGAGATACTCACTGAAATAGGATTTCCCGCAGTTTTAAAGGCCCAGGTATGGTCTACAAAACGGGCGAAAATGGGAGGAATTCAATTTGCTGATACTTTGGAAAGTGCGTTAGAAAGTGCAGAAAAACTGTTCAAATTAAAGGTGAGTCATTTCCAGGTTGATTCTGTTCTCGTCGAAGAGAAATTGGACATTCTATCTGAGTATTATTGCGGCCTTATTATCGATGATTCAAAAAAACAACCGGTGATGATCTTCAGCAGCGTGGGGGGTAGCGGGATCGAAGAAATTGCACAAGAACATCCTGACAAAGTCAGCTCTATAGGTATCGATCCGGCTGAAGGATTTCGCAATCATCATGCTCGTAATTTGGTTCGCAAAACTGGTATATCCGGAAAACTGCAATCCCAACTTGCAGATATTCTAACCAAGTTGTACATAGTTGCGAAGAAATATGAGGCCAGATCAGCCGAAATTAATCCTATCGTCTTAACCAAAGATAACCGGCTGATGGCTGTCGATTGTCGCATTACTGTCGATGATTATGCAGTTTTTCGCCATCCGGAATTAGGCATCGAGATTGCCCGGGAGTTTGACCGTCCGCCTTCCAAACTAGATCATATTGCTTATGATGTTGAAAAAAACGACTATCGCGGCACATTTTATTTTATTCAATTGGAGCGAGAATTTGAAAAAAGTCAAAGGTATATAGGATTCCATGGCGCAGGTGGTGGTGGATCGATGATGTCAATGGATGCGGTACTAAAGTGCGGTTTTAAGATCGCAAATTTTACCGACACCAGCGGTAACCCACCCGCTTCGAAGGTCTATCGGGCTGCAAAAATTATCTTAGCTCAAAAAAATATCATAGCCTATTTTGGCTCCGGATCAGGCGTGGCCAGTCAGGAGCAATTTCACTCCGCCCGTGGATTGGTAAAAGCTTTTCGGGAAGAAAATTTAGCCATTCCAACCGTCATCCGTTTAGGAGGCAACCAGGAAGACCTGGCCGTTGAAATTCTGGAAAATTATACACAAGATCTGCCGGCGCCCGTGGAAGGTTACAAGAAAGATGATTCAGCTGATTTCTGCGCTGAAAGGTTGAAGACGCTTGTGGATGAATTTGATTATTCTAAAGACAGCCGAAAGAAATCAACAGTAAAAAGAGATTTTTCGGAACCCTATCGTTTTGAAACGTTAACGGGTGAGATTACTTACGACCATGCATTATGTATGAATTGTGATTCAAAAGCATGTATTACCGCGTGCGGACCGCAAATTTTGAAATTAGAAAACAACAAACCTGTTTTAGCAATTACTACTGAGGAAGCAAAAAAAGGGAAGTGTACCGAATGCCTTGCATGCGAAATTGAATGTGAATTTCATGGTAATAAAGGTGCATATATTTCACTTCCGATTAAAGGACTTGATGGAGCTTAA
- a CDS encoding CoA-binding protein — MAILIDQTNKVIVQGITGREGMARTELMMGYGTQVIAGVTPGKGGMEVLGVAVYDTVDECVEKFGQVDISVIFVPAPLVKDAAIEAFDAGIKFIVIVPDRVPIWDVLEIASKAKQTGGRFVGPNTLGLLSPGKAVLGMIGGRAESARKWFKQGSVGISSRSGGITSSIAYYLSQAGVGLSTIVHVGGDAIVGTPHPDVMQLFEEDPETEAVVLFGEIGTSQEEQVADLIEAGKFTKPLVAFIGGKAAKEGTRFSHAGAIIEGGRGTYEGKVRRLREVGVTIVESFNDIPEATTEVLRKIHSN, encoded by the coding sequence ATGGCAATATTAATAGATCAAACTAACAAGGTTATTGTGCAGGGGATTACGGGCCGCGAAGGCATGGCTCGTACCGAGCTGATGATGGGATATGGCACACAAGTTATTGCCGGTGTGACTCCCGGAAAAGGAGGAATGGAGGTTCTGGGAGTGGCAGTTTATGATACTGTCGATGAATGTGTGGAGAAATTCGGACAGGTTGATATCAGCGTCATTTTTGTTCCAGCTCCCCTGGTGAAAGATGCGGCTATTGAAGCTTTTGATGCCGGCATTAAATTTATTGTCATTGTTCCGGATCGGGTACCAATTTGGGATGTCCTGGAAATCGCGAGTAAAGCCAAACAAACGGGGGGAAGATTTGTTGGCCCCAATACCCTGGGTTTATTAAGTCCAGGGAAAGCAGTGCTTGGGATGATTGGAGGACGCGCAGAGTCAGCCAGGAAATGGTTCAAACAGGGGTCTGTTGGCATTTCATCTCGCAGCGGAGGAATCACCTCATCCATAGCCTATTATTTAAGCCAGGCCGGGGTTGGACTTAGCACGATCGTCCATGTAGGTGGTGATGCCATTGTTGGCACTCCTCATCCTGATGTCATGCAGCTATTTGAAGAGGACCCGGAAACTGAAGCTGTAGTACTGTTTGGTGAAATAGGTACATCTCAAGAGGAGCAAGTTGCCGATCTCATCGAGGCTGGTAAATTTACAAAGCCTTTGGTCGCTTTTATTGGCGGCAAAGCCGCAAAAGAGGGCACGCGTTTTTCGCACGCTGGTGCAATTATTGAAGGTGGCCGGGGTACGTATGAAGGAAAAGTACGCAGGCTTCGAGAAGTGGGTGTAACCATAGTAGAATCTTTCAATGATATCCCCGAAGCAACAACTGAAGTCTTACGAAAAATCCATTCAAACTAA
- a CDS encoding citryl-CoA lyase, producing the protein MEENKWQTKITKIEPNRIQIRGYSVDELMGKVSFSQAIYLVIKGDLPSKEIGQLMDAILVSSIDHGVTPPSTIAALTAASTGASLNAALAAGILSINKHHGGAVEGCMKFLYEIKSCLTDKGLNTESATIEIITSYRENKKRIPGFGHRLHTEDPRSVALFNLSDSLHLSGQFVKIARCAEVSLPEIVNRKLPLNVDGAIAALLCELEFPIELANAFFIMARVPGLISHIYEEQSQQRPMRHINSKESEYSGPENLKI; encoded by the coding sequence ATGGAAGAAAATAAGTGGCAGACAAAAATAACGAAGATTGAACCGAATCGGATTCAGATTCGTGGTTACTCGGTTGATGAATTAATGGGAAAGGTTTCATTTTCCCAGGCTATTTACCTGGTCATCAAAGGAGATTTACCCTCAAAAGAAATAGGCCAGCTTATGGATGCCATATTGGTTTCCTCAATCGATCATGGTGTTACACCGCCTTCAACGATAGCAGCTTTAACTGCTGCTTCAACCGGGGCATCGCTAAATGCTGCATTGGCTGCGGGTATTTTATCCATCAACAAACATCATGGCGGCGCTGTGGAAGGCTGCATGAAGTTTTTATATGAAATCAAAAGCTGCCTGACTGACAAGGGACTCAACACAGAATCAGCTACCATTGAGATCATCACAAGTTATCGGGAAAATAAAAAGAGAATTCCAGGTTTTGGGCATCGATTGCATACGGAAGATCCACGCAGTGTGGCGCTTTTTAATTTATCAGACTCCTTGCATTTGTCCGGGCAATTTGTTAAAATTGCACGTTGTGCTGAAGTAAGTCTACCGGAAATTGTTAATCGGAAACTACCTTTAAATGTGGATGGTGCAATTGCGGCGCTATTATGCGAGCTTGAATTTCCAATAGAGTTGGCAAACGCCTTTTTTATTATGGCACGAGTACCTGGTTTAATATCACATATCTATGAAGAGCAGTCCCAACAAAGACCCATGAGACATATCAATTCAAAAGAAAGTGAATATAGCGGGCCGGAAAACTTAAAAATATAG
- a CDS encoding HD domain-containing protein — MSENILAMIPEFNEIRDPQLREKSIAVWQEAMEYRNWTTEEITSIPFTLLVDNVKITYLEHVRTVCKMCIACDKILTEAYAERKTPVNRDYLIAGALLADVGKLYEYEKKDGKVVKSHHGKYLRHPFTGVALGFKHGLPEEVLHLAAVHSKEGEDFKRSPEAIILHHADFIDFELVK; from the coding sequence ATGTCAGAAAACATCCTTGCAATGATTCCGGAATTTAATGAAATACGTGATCCGCAACTTCGAGAAAAATCCATTGCCGTGTGGCAAGAAGCCATGGAATATCGCAATTGGACCACTGAGGAAATAACTTCCATTCCATTTACATTACTGGTGGATAATGTAAAAATTACGTATTTAGAGCATGTCCGAACAGTCTGCAAAATGTGTATTGCTTGTGATAAAATCCTGACCGAAGCTTATGCAGAGCGGAAAACTCCTGTAAATCGTGACTATTTAATTGCCGGCGCACTGTTAGCGGATGTGGGGAAATTATATGAATATGAAAAAAAAGATGGAAAAGTCGTCAAAAGTCATCATGGAAAATATTTAAGACATCCATTTACCGGGGTGGCTTTGGGGTTCAAGCATGGCTTACCGGAAGAGGTTTTACACCTTGCTGCGGTTCATTCCAAAGAAGGGGAGGACTTTAAAAGATCGCCGGAGGCCATCATTTTACACCATGCTGATTTTATTGATTTTGAATTAGTTAAGTGA